In one window of Haloimpatiens sp. FM7315 DNA:
- a CDS encoding SDR family NAD(P)-dependent oxidoreductase, translated as MKIFGKKIEARVLITGASSGIGFALAEKFAKEGYNLILISRREDLLSEISEKLRKIYGVQIKIIAKDLIEEKASEEIFNELDKLSIKVDILINNAGIGYCGFFHEIDIDKEMNIIKLNIIALTKLTKYAVEHMIKNRKGKILNVASTGAYQPGPLISVYYASKAYVLSFSEAIRNELKPYNITVTTLCPGTTKTEFSQNAGKGDLKNAMEAKKVAEIAYKDLIKGKRISVPGVLNKLLVFLSKITPRVLLCFLVRKIQSKAIEIHGQYKSK; from the coding sequence GTGAAAATATTTGGCAAAAAAATTGAAGCAAGGGTACTTATTACCGGGGCTTCTTCAGGAATAGGTTTTGCTTTGGCAGAAAAGTTTGCTAAAGAAGGATATAATCTTATACTTATTTCACGAAGAGAAGATTTGCTCAGTGAAATTAGTGAAAAGCTTCGTAAAATTTATGGGGTTCAAATAAAGATAATAGCTAAAGATTTAATTGAAGAAAAAGCTTCAGAGGAAATTTTTAATGAATTAGATAAGCTTTCTATTAAAGTAGATATACTTATTAATAATGCAGGTATAGGCTATTGTGGATTTTTTCATGAAATAGATATTGATAAAGAGATGAACATAATAAAGCTTAATATAATAGCTTTAACAAAATTAACAAAATATGCAGTAGAACACATGATTAAAAACAGAAAAGGTAAAATACTCAATGTAGCATCTACTGGAGCATATCAGCCAGGGCCTCTAATTTCAGTATATTATGCATCAAAAGCTTATGTGTTATCTTTTTCAGAAGCAATTAGAAATGAGCTTAAGCCATATAATATAACAGTTACTACTTTATGTCCTGGAACTACTAAAACAGAATTCTCTCAAAATGCAGGTAAGGGAGATTTAAAAAATGCTATGGAGGCTAAAAAAGTTGCAGAAATTGCCTATAAAGATCTAATAAAGGGGAAAAGAATAAGTGTTCCAGGTGTTTTAAATAAATTATTAGTTTTCTTATCTAAAATTACCCCTAGAGTGCTTCTTTGCTTTCTAGTAAGAAAGATACAATCTAAAGCAATAGAAATACATGGTCAATATAAAAGTAAATAG
- a CDS encoding chemotaxis protein yields MNNNILLESGTGEVELLEFVVNENHYVINVIKVKEVLNIDNITKLPQTHPAVAGLILFREEILTLIDLKYVLDNEKQDLKKHPKTIICEFNKIKVAFNIDDIVGVHRIKWTEIMKPDEISANSLVIGNIFLNNQILLLLDFEKIVTDISPNTGISEDKLIQVDFKDRSNINILLADDSALIRKLLKDTLTAAGFTNLTIVDDGKQAFDYLKNLEDKKGSNFTEDIQMLITDIEMPQMDGHTLTRKIKEDPILRKLPVIIFSSLITNNLRHKGEAVGADAQLSKPEVGNLVNLIDKFADSLNK; encoded by the coding sequence ATGAATAATAATATATTATTAGAATCCGGCACAGGTGAAGTAGAATTACTAGAATTTGTAGTAAATGAAAATCACTATGTAATTAATGTTATAAAAGTAAAAGAAGTATTAAACATAGATAATATTACAAAACTTCCTCAAACTCATCCTGCTGTAGCTGGACTAATTTTATTTAGAGAAGAAATTCTTACACTCATTGATTTAAAATACGTTCTAGATAACGAAAAACAAGATTTGAAAAAGCATCCTAAAACTATAATTTGTGAGTTTAACAAAATCAAGGTAGCATTTAACATAGATGATATAGTAGGGGTTCATCGTATTAAATGGACAGAAATAATGAAACCTGATGAAATTTCAGCAAATTCTTTAGTTATAGGAAATATATTTTTAAACAATCAAATACTATTACTACTGGATTTCGAAAAAATTGTAACAGACATAAGTCCAAACACGGGAATTAGCGAAGATAAACTTATACAAGTTGATTTTAAAGATAGATCTAATATAAATATTCTTTTAGCTGATGATTCTGCTTTAATAAGAAAACTCTTAAAGGACACCTTAACCGCAGCTGGTTTTACAAATCTTACGATTGTAGATGATGGAAAACAAGCATTTGATTACCTAAAAAATCTTGAAGATAAAAAAGGTAGTAATTTCACTGAAGATATTCAAATGCTCATAACAGATATTGAAATGCCTCAAATGGATGGTCATACTTTAACAAGAAAAATTAAAGAAGACCCAATTTTAAGAAAGTTACCAGTAATCATATTCTCTTCTTTAATAACTAACAATTTAAGGCATAAGGGAGAGGCTGTAGGTGCAGACGCCCAGTTAAGTAAACCTGAGGTTGGTAATTTAGTAAATCTAATTGATAAATTCGCAGATTCTCTTAATAAGTAA
- a CDS encoding DJ-1 family glyoxalase III, protein MKKAIVLLARGFEEVEALTVVDVLRRGGVNCVTLSINEDKEVLGTHSILIKANNTLENTEVDKYDALIIPGGMPGAINLRDDEKVIELVKKFQKENKILAAICAGPIVFSKAGILDGVKVTSYPGFEKELSKSKYAEDIVVQDENIITSRGPATAMYFSFKILENLAEDTVVESLKKDMLVRFVEKSLRKQ, encoded by the coding sequence GTGAAAAAGGCAATTGTCTTATTAGCTAGAGGATTTGAAGAAGTTGAAGCTTTAACAGTAGTAGATGTTTTGAGAAGGGGCGGAGTTAATTGTGTAACCCTATCTATAAATGAAGATAAAGAAGTTTTAGGAACGCACAGTATTTTAATAAAAGCTAATAATACACTAGAAAACACAGAAGTAGATAAATATGATGCCTTAATAATTCCTGGTGGTATGCCTGGGGCTATAAATTTAAGAGATGATGAAAAAGTAATAGAACTTGTGAAGAAATTTCAAAAGGAAAATAAAATATTAGCTGCAATTTGTGCTGGACCTATAGTTTTTTCTAAAGCTGGAATTTTAGATGGGGTTAAAGTAACGTCTTACCCTGGTTTTGAAAAAGAGCTTTCGAAAAGTAAATATGCTGAGGATATTGTTGTTCAAGATGAAAATATTATAACAAGCAGAGGGCCTGCAACAGCTATGTATTTTTCATTTAAGATTTTAGAAAATTTAGCAGAAGATACTGTGGTAGAAAGTTTAAAGAAGGATATGCTAGTTAGGTTTGTTGAAAAAAGTTTAAGAAAGCAGTAA
- the adhE gene encoding bifunctional acetaldehyde-CoA/alcohol dehydrogenase: MKVTNVEELMKKLEEVRNAQKEFSKYTEEQVDEIFRQAAIAANSHRIYLAKMAVEETGMGIVEDKVIKNHFASEYIYNKFKDDKTCGVIEKDDAFGICKIAEPIGVVAAVVPTTNPTSTAIFKALISLKTRNGIIFSPHPRAKKSTIMAAKIVLDAAVKAGAPKDIIGWIDEPSIELSQIIMKEADITLATGGPGMVRAAYSSGKPAIGVGAGNTPAIIDETADIQMAVNSILLSKTFDNGVICASEQSVVVASSVYSRVRKEFEDRGAYLLKGTELDKVRNIILVNGNINAKIVGQSAYTIAKLAGVKVPEKAKVLIGEVESVELDEPFSHEKLSPVLAMYKSKNYEDALKKAERLVELGGFGHTSVLYVDSIKEKEKVKKFSHTMKTGRTIINMPSAQGAIGDIYNFKLAPSLTLGCGSWGGNSVSENVGPKHLLNIKNVAERRENMLWFRVPEKVYFKYGCLGVALKELKDLNKKKAFIVTDKVLYELGYVDKITTVLRESGVDFKIFTDVEPDPTLACAKEGAEQMKSYKPDTIIALGGGSAMDAAKIMWVMYEHPEVQFEDLAMRFMDIRKRIYKFPVMGEKAMLICVATSAGTGSEVTPFAVITDEKTGIKYPLADYELTPDMAIVDAELMMNMPRGLTAASGIDALTHALEAYASALASDYTNGIALEAARLIFEYLPLCYTEGTTNVEAREKMAHASAMAGMAFANAFLGVCHSMAHKLGSAYHIPHGIANALLINEVIRFNAAENPTKQVAFPQYKYPDVKERYARVASYLGLGGKTEDEKIESLIKAIDELKKKINIPMSIKEAGVPEEKFFANLDNLSEQAFDDQCTGANPRYPLISEIKQMYTNAYGK, encoded by the coding sequence ATGAAAGTGACAAATGTAGAAGAGTTAATGAAAAAATTAGAAGAAGTAAGAAATGCTCAAAAAGAATTTTCAAAGTACACAGAAGAACAGGTTGATGAAATATTTAGACAAGCAGCAATAGCTGCAAATAGCCATAGAATTTATCTTGCTAAAATGGCTGTAGAAGAAACAGGAATGGGAATTGTAGAAGACAAAGTTATAAAAAATCACTTTGCTTCAGAATATATATATAACAAATTCAAAGATGATAAAACTTGTGGTGTTATAGAAAAAGATGATGCTTTTGGAATATGCAAAATAGCAGAACCAATAGGAGTTGTTGCAGCAGTAGTTCCAACAACAAATCCAACATCTACAGCTATATTTAAAGCATTAATTTCTTTAAAAACAAGAAATGGTATAATTTTTTCACCACATCCAAGAGCAAAAAAATCAACTATAATGGCAGCTAAAATAGTATTAGATGCAGCAGTTAAAGCAGGTGCTCCAAAAGATATTATTGGCTGGATAGATGAACCATCAATTGAACTTTCACAAATAATTATGAAAGAAGCAGATATAACTTTAGCAACAGGTGGTCCTGGAATGGTTAGAGCTGCATATTCATCAGGAAAACCAGCAATTGGTGTTGGAGCAGGAAATACCCCAGCTATAATAGATGAAACTGCAGATATTCAAATGGCAGTAAATTCTATACTTCTTTCTAAAACATTTGACAATGGAGTAATATGTGCTTCAGAACAATCAGTGGTAGTAGCTTCATCTGTATATAGTAGGGTTAGAAAAGAATTTGAAGATAGAGGAGCATATTTACTTAAAGGAACTGAACTTGATAAAGTTAGAAATATTATACTTGTAAATGGAAATATAAATGCAAAGATAGTTGGTCAATCAGCTTATACAATTGCTAAATTAGCAGGAGTAAAAGTACCTGAAAAAGCTAAAGTTCTTATAGGTGAAGTAGAATCTGTTGAACTTGATGAACCATTTTCACATGAAAAATTATCACCAGTTCTTGCAATGTATAAATCAAAAAATTACGAAGACGCACTTAAGAAAGCAGAAAGACTTGTTGAACTAGGTGGATTTGGCCACACTTCTGTATTATATGTTGATAGTATAAAAGAAAAAGAAAAAGTTAAGAAGTTTAGTCATACTATGAAAACTGGAAGAACAATAATTAATATGCCATCAGCTCAAGGAGCTATAGGTGATATATACAACTTCAAATTAGCTCCATCTTTAACTTTAGGTTGCGGTTCTTGGGGAGGAAACTCTGTTTCTGAAAATGTTGGACCTAAACATCTATTAAACATTAAGAATGTAGCTGAGAGGAGAGAAAATATGCTTTGGTTTAGAGTACCAGAAAAAGTTTATTTTAAATATGGTTGTCTTGGAGTTGCCTTAAAAGAATTAAAAGATTTAAATAAAAAGAAGGCATTTATTGTAACAGATAAGGTACTTTATGAGTTAGGTTATGTAGATAAAATTACAACAGTGCTTAGAGAAAGTGGAGTAGATTTTAAAATATTCACTGATGTAGAACCAGATCCAACTTTAGCTTGTGCTAAAGAAGGTGCAGAACAAATGAAGAGTTACAAACCAGACACTATAATTGCTCTTGGTGGTGGTTCAGCAATGGACGCAGCTAAGATTATGTGGGTAATGTATGAGCATCCAGAAGTACAATTTGAGGATCTTGCTATGAGATTCATGGATATAAGAAAAAGAATATATAAATTCCCAGTTATGGGTGAAAAAGCTATGCTTATATGTGTTGCAACTTCAGCAGGTACTGGTTCAGAAGTAACACCATTTGCAGTTATAACTGACGAAAAAACAGGTATAAAATATCCATTAGCTGATTATGAGTTAACTCCAGATATGGCTATTGTTGATGCAGAACTTATGATGAATATGCCAAGAGGTTTAACAGCTGCATCAGGAATAGATGCCTTGACTCACGCTCTTGAAGCATACGCTTCAGCTTTAGCATCAGATTATACTAATGGTATAGCACTAGAGGCTGCAAGATTAATATTTGAATACTTACCTCTTTGTTATACAGAAGGAACAACTAATGTAGAAGCAAGAGAAAAGATGGCTCATGCTTCAGCTATGGCAGGAATGGCATTTGCTAATGCTTTCCTTGGAGTATGTCACTCAATGGCTCATAAATTAGGTTCTGCATATCATATACCTCATGGTATTGCAAACGCATTACTTATAAACGAAGTTATAAGATTTAATGCAGCTGAGAATCCAACGAAGCAAGTTGCATTCCCTCAATACAAATATCCTGATGTTAAAGAAAGATATGCAAGAGTAGCTAGTTACTTAGGATTAGGCGGAAAAACTGAAGATGAAAAAATTGAATCATTGATAAAAGCAATAGATGAATTAAAGAAAAAAATCAATATACCAATGTCTATAAAAGAAGCAGGAGTGCCAGAAGAAAAGTTCTTTGCTAATTTAGACAATTTATCAGAACAAGCTTTTGATGATCAATGTACTGGAGCTAATCCAAGATATCCATTAATAAGCGAAATAAAACAAATGTACACAAATGCTTACGGAAAATAG
- a CDS encoding lysophospholipid acyltransferase family protein produces the protein MNKLLWYGYFLVFLIFNSVIVKVKHKILMRKSQKLADEYIYKSIKHFSDHILKKSQTKVEAIGLCNIPKEPCVFVCNHQAIFDGFVLISNINKLTGFIAKKEITKLPLIRSWLSAIHSVFIDRNNIREGMKAINQGVQNIKDGYSLVIFPEGTRSLSSKMGEFKRGSMKLATKAKVPIVPITLDGTYRVLEVGNKVTGHKIKMVVHKPIYLDSLTELEKKNLSDNLHDLIESAL, from the coding sequence ATGAATAAATTATTATGGTATGGATATTTTTTAGTATTTCTTATTTTTAACAGCGTAATTGTTAAAGTTAAACACAAAATTTTGATGAGAAAATCACAAAAATTGGCAGATGAGTATATCTATAAAAGCATTAAACATTTTTCTGATCATATTTTGAAAAAATCCCAAACAAAAGTTGAAGCTATTGGTCTTTGCAATATACCTAAAGAACCTTGCGTTTTTGTATGCAATCACCAAGCTATTTTTGATGGGTTTGTATTGATTTCAAATATTAATAAGTTGACGGGATTTATTGCTAAAAAAGAAATAACAAAGCTTCCTCTTATAAGAAGCTGGCTTAGTGCTATTCATTCGGTATTTATAGATAGAAATAATATAAGAGAGGGAATGAAAGCAATAAATCAAGGTGTACAAAATATAAAAGATGGATATTCTTTAGTTATTTTTCCAGAGGGCACAAGGAGCTTGAGCTCTAAAATGGGCGAATTCAAAAGAGGAAGCATGAAATTAGCCACTAAAGCAAAAGTTCCTATTGTACCTATTACATTAGATGGAACTTATAGGGTTTTAGAAGTAGGAAATAAGGTTACAGGACATAAAATAAAAATGGTTGTGCATAAACCTATTTACTTAGATAGTCTAACTGAATTGGAAAAGAAAAATTTAAGCGATAACCTTCATGATTTAATTGAAAGTGCATTATAA
- the ulaG gene encoding L-ascorbate 6-phosphate lactonase, which translates to MSKVNEITRESWILNTFPQWGTWLNEEIEEEVVEKGTFAMWWLGCTGIWVKSEGNANVCIDLWCGTGKKTKQNPYIKPEHQMTRMCGCKKLQPNLRVSPFVIDPFAIKKVDAILATHDHNDHIDVNVAASVIQNCDDSVPFIGPKACVDLWVSWGVPKERCISVKPGDVVKVKDIEIIALESFDRTALITAPKGVTLEGKLPDNMDERAVNYVIKTPGGTIYHSGDSHYSNFYAKHGNEYDIDVALGSYGENPRGITDKMTASDILRMGEALNTKVIIPFHHDIWSNFQADPSEINVLYDMRKDRLQYKFAPYIWQVGGKFIFPVDKDKREYHYPRGFDDCFVKETDVPFTSFL; encoded by the coding sequence ATGAGTAAAGTAAATGAAATTACAAGAGAGTCTTGGATATTAAATACTTTCCCACAATGGGGGACTTGGCTTAACGAAGAAATTGAAGAAGAAGTAGTTGAAAAGGGAACTTTTGCAATGTGGTGGCTTGGATGCACTGGTATATGGGTTAAGAGTGAAGGGAATGCTAATGTTTGCATTGATTTATGGTGTGGAACAGGTAAAAAGACAAAGCAAAATCCATATATAAAACCAGAACATCAGATGACAAGAATGTGTGGATGTAAAAAACTTCAGCCAAATCTTAGAGTATCGCCTTTTGTTATAGATCCTTTTGCAATTAAAAAGGTAGATGCTATACTTGCTACACATGATCATAATGATCATATTGATGTAAATGTAGCAGCATCAGTAATTCAAAATTGTGATGATTCAGTTCCTTTTATAGGACCAAAGGCCTGTGTAGATCTTTGGGTTAGCTGGGGAGTTCCAAAGGAACGCTGCATTTCAGTAAAACCAGGAGATGTAGTTAAGGTAAAAGATATTGAAATTATAGCACTTGAATCTTTTGATCGTACTGCACTTATTACTGCACCTAAGGGAGTTACTTTAGAAGGAAAATTGCCAGATAATATGGATGAAAGAGCTGTAAACTATGTTATAAAAACTCCAGGTGGAACTATTTATCACAGTGGAGATTCCCATTATTCAAATTTCTATGCAAAGCATGGCAATGAATATGATATTGATGTAGCATTAGGTTCTTACGGAGAAAATCCTAGAGGTATTACAGATAAGATGACTGCTTCAGATATTCTAAGAATGGGGGAAGCTTTAAACACTAAAGTTATTATTCCTTTCCATCACGATATATGGTCAAATTTTCAAGCGGATCCTTCTGAAATAAATGTACTTTATGATATGAGAAAAGATAGGCTGCAGTATAAATTTGCACCTTATATATGGCAAGTTGGAGGAAAGTTTATATTCCCAGTAGATAAAGATAAACGTGAATATCACTATCCACGCGGATTTGATGATTGTTTTGTAAAAGAAACTGACGTACCTTTTACTTCCTTCCTTTAA